From a region of the Pseudanabaena sp. ABRG5-3 genome:
- a CDS encoding glutathione S-transferase family protein encodes MNIAPLSWTELEILTDFQIDYVNGLTNAQSKLRLFGHPETDVRVTLYRDNHAWCPYCQKIWLWLEEKQIPYRIEKVTMFCYGEKESWYKRKVPSGMLPAIALDGRLITESDDILIALEQVFGSLSRSMTDAQVLPIRRLERILFRSWCEWLCRPIVSAKQEQRHREQFIEVMQKVEEVLGSTPSRYFLDEFGTADVIFTPYVERMNASLYYYKGYSMREENPRMAEWFNAMESRSTYRGTQSDFHTHAHDLPPQMGGCWENGEPQMLINKSKVDNGSWFGLPDVMYPEPENSRAEALYRVLKHRQNIIRVNPADDRLFDEALRCALTNMIKDDTGCVPPDGADAALRYLRDRISVPRDMSIYAAKRLREALEKTAALVGDRQGVPIPFNHRRDQDPSNFRD; translated from the coding sequence ATGAATATTGCTCCCCTAAGCTGGACAGAACTAGAAATTCTTACCGATTTCCAAATAGATTATGTCAATGGACTGACTAACGCACAATCAAAATTGCGCCTATTTGGGCATCCCGAAACAGATGTGCGCGTCACCCTATATCGCGATAACCATGCTTGGTGTCCCTACTGTCAAAAAATCTGGCTATGGCTCGAAGAGAAGCAAATTCCCTATCGCATCGAAAAAGTAACCATGTTTTGCTATGGCGAGAAAGAAAGCTGGTACAAACGGAAAGTACCATCGGGAATGCTACCTGCGATCGCATTAGATGGGCGCTTAATTACCGAAAGCGATGATATTTTGATTGCCCTAGAGCAGGTATTTGGCTCGCTAAGTCGCAGCATGACCGATGCCCAAGTATTACCGATTAGAAGACTAGAACGCATCCTATTTAGATCTTGGTGCGAATGGCTCTGTCGCCCGATCGTATCTGCCAAACAAGAACAGCGTCATCGCGAACAATTTATCGAAGTCATGCAAAAAGTGGAAGAGGTTTTAGGAAGTACGCCTAGCCGATACTTTTTAGATGAGTTCGGCACTGCGGATGTCATCTTTACCCCCTATGTCGAGCGGATGAATGCCAGCCTCTATTATTACAAGGGCTATTCTATGCGCGAAGAAAATCCTCGCATGGCGGAATGGTTTAATGCGATGGAAAGTCGATCTACCTATCGCGGAACTCAGAGCGATTTCCATACCCATGCCCATGATTTACCACCACAGATGGGAGGCTGTTGGGAAAATGGCGAACCACAGATGCTCATTAATAAATCAAAGGTGGATAATGGCTCTTGGTTTGGTTTACCCGATGTCATGTATCCTGAGCCAGAAAACTCGCGTGCCGAAGCTCTCTACCGTGTCCTCAAACATCGCCAAAATATCATTCGTGTTAATCCTGCGGACGATCGCTTATTTGATGAAGCCCTACGCTGTGCTTTAACCAACATGATCAAAGATGATACAGGTTGTGTCCCCCCAGATGGTGCTGATGCGGCACTACGGTATTTACGCGATCGCATTAGTGTGCCGCGTGATATGTCGATTTATGCAGCCAAGCGCTTGCGTGAAGCTTTAGAAAAAACGGCTGCACTAGTAGGCGATCGGCAAGGTGTTCCCATTCCCTTCAATCATCGTCGCGATCAAGACCCCAGCAATTTTAGAGACTAA
- a CDS encoding NACHT domain-containing protein: MIDWLVIWGVTQAAGVVVYPILESLAQDAAKDYGKDFFKDCLKKVIRLPEPNLLKEAYGKALKEFLELIEEELKDAGYQEAIIKQYIPYLQKFVKREDVSAALGMAFNVECKAIDTALLVRVWTELNSPHLPEDMNWDFLSKAYIRAVKKIVQNSDKLRPIFEVQTLDKIADAVQEVAGIPPAFDLEKYAEGLREQYGNLKLESLDTTGVYYNELKLWKIFIPQNLRECQEFIPQVYELPKDRSRLLQESGQLDALELAEAELENHRKRYVEQPIRGVFEVLGDPNEVAKEVVAKYAVILGDPGSGKSTLLQYLALIWAERSVRDLPLYPLPLLLELRTYARDKQARKCKDIVSFIHGGNITCRLNQQELHEKLKNGDVIALFDGIDEVFDPALRDEVVTDIHRFTNEYPAVRSIATSRWLGYKAQRLRDAGFQHFMLQELNDEQMQDFVVRWHDLNFAEGVDKERKRERLQKAIRESRSIKELAGNPLLLTMMAILNRNQELPRDRPELYNQASRVLLHQWDVERALVEDRRIDPKTIDYRDKQAMLRKVAYYMQSSAKGLAGNLISAAQLESILTDYLKTIEVEKPREIARIMIGQLRTRNFILCDLGGDSYGFVHRTFLEYFCAWEFVWQFKESQTLTIEQLIHDVFGKHWQDESWHEVLRLISGMIEPRFVADIIDFLLEQEVDKSAFLDEGRLKKDGLSNLLLAADCFVEVRNRNTISNISSKLLKALQIELEKEFPYKFNYETAYILAKTIATGWKEISEILSWLKKRLRDTSSTFVGHSVLQVIVEVWKDDPTIILFVKECILNDDKWYVRISAVEAISQFWKDDSATLPLLKDRAINDQNEYVRSQSIESLARGWENDSDTLPWLKDRAINDQNWEVRKATVEVISQFWKDESDTLLWLKDRAINDQNHAVRNASVQEIAKGWKDESDTLLWLKDRALNDENYAVRSTSVEEIAKGWKEDIQTFDFVCDRAINDTFVRGKDQFDIYRTNPRQTALAAILEHYSDKPQTLELLKTVSNNDPDEKLKEFAKKELAKLSENPVGA, from the coding sequence ATGATTGATTGGTTAGTAATTTGGGGTGTGACACAGGCGGCAGGTGTGGTCGTTTATCCCATTTTGGAGAGTCTGGCTCAGGATGCGGCAAAGGATTATGGTAAGGACTTTTTTAAGGATTGCCTGAAAAAGGTGATCCGCTTGCCTGAGCCAAATCTGCTGAAGGAAGCCTATGGGAAAGCGCTCAAAGAATTTCTAGAATTGATTGAGGAAGAACTCAAGGATGCGGGTTATCAAGAGGCAATCATTAAACAATACATTCCCTATTTGCAAAAGTTTGTCAAACGTGAAGATGTAAGTGCGGCGCTAGGGATGGCGTTTAATGTGGAATGTAAGGCGATCGATACGGCGCTATTGGTGAGAGTTTGGACAGAGTTAAATTCGCCACATTTGCCAGAGGATATGAACTGGGACTTTTTGAGTAAGGCGTACATCCGAGCCGTGAAGAAGATTGTCCAGAATTCGGATAAGTTGCGTCCGATTTTTGAGGTGCAGACCTTGGATAAAATAGCGGATGCTGTGCAGGAAGTAGCGGGAATTCCGCCAGCGTTTGATTTGGAGAAGTATGCGGAAGGTTTGCGGGAGCAGTATGGCAATTTGAAGTTGGAATCGTTGGATACGACTGGGGTTTATTACAACGAGTTGAAGCTGTGGAAGATCTTTATTCCTCAGAATTTGCGGGAATGTCAGGAGTTTATTCCGCAGGTGTATGAGTTGCCGAAGGATCGATCGCGGCTGTTGCAGGAGAGTGGACAGTTGGATGCTTTGGAACTTGCGGAAGCGGAGTTAGAGAATCATCGCAAGCGCTATGTCGAGCAACCGATTCGGGGAGTGTTTGAGGTGTTGGGCGATCCGAATGAGGTGGCGAAGGAGGTCGTTGCTAAATATGCGGTGATCTTGGGCGATCCCGGTTCAGGAAAATCGACTCTGTTGCAATATCTGGCGTTGATTTGGGCGGAGCGATCTGTGCGAGATTTGCCTTTGTATCCCTTGCCGCTTTTGTTGGAGTTGCGTACCTATGCCCGTGATAAGCAAGCGAGGAAATGTAAGGATATTGTTTCGTTTATTCATGGTGGGAATATTACCTGTCGGCTGAATCAGCAGGAGTTGCATGAAAAGCTGAAGAATGGGGATGTCATTGCCCTTTTTGATGGGATTGATGAGGTGTTCGATCCTGCGTTGCGCGATGAGGTGGTGACGGATATCCATCGCTTTACGAATGAGTATCCTGCGGTGAGATCAATTGCGACTTCGCGGTGGTTGGGCTATAAGGCGCAAAGGTTAAGGGATGCGGGGTTTCAGCACTTTATGCTGCAAGAGTTGAATGATGAGCAGATGCAGGATTTTGTGGTGCGTTGGCACGATCTGAATTTTGCGGAGGGTGTGGATAAGGAGCGCAAGCGGGAGCGTTTGCAGAAGGCGATTAGGGAGTCGCGATCAATTAAGGAGTTGGCGGGTAATCCTTTGTTATTAACGATGATGGCGATTCTCAATCGTAATCAGGAGTTACCGAGGGATCGTCCTGAATTGTATAACCAAGCTTCTAGGGTGTTGTTGCATCAATGGGATGTGGAACGGGCGCTAGTGGAGGATCGGCGGATTGACCCGAAAACGATTGACTATCGCGATAAGCAGGCGATGTTGCGGAAGGTTGCCTATTATATGCAGTCGAGTGCGAAGGGTTTGGCGGGGAATTTGATTAGTGCGGCGCAGTTGGAGAGCATTTTGACGGATTATCTGAAGACGATTGAGGTGGAGAAGCCAAGGGAAATCGCTCGCATCATGATCGGTCAGCTTCGCACCCGCAATTTCATCCTTTGCGATCTGGGTGGGGATTCCTATGGTTTTGTGCATCGCACTTTTTTGGAATATTTTTGTGCGTGGGAGTTTGTGTGGCAGTTTAAGGAGTCGCAAACGCTGACGATTGAGCAGTTAATCCATGATGTGTTTGGGAAGCATTGGCAGGATGAATCATGGCATGAGGTTTTGCGATTGATTTCTGGGATGATCGAGCCTAGATTTGTTGCTGATATTATTGATTTTCTTTTGGAACAGGAAGTTGACAAGAGTGCATTTTTAGACGAAGGCAGACTTAAAAAAGATGGCTTATCTAATCTTTTACTAGCAGCAGATTGTTTTGTCGAAGTAAGAAATAGAAATACGATTTCTAATATCTCAAGTAAATTACTAAAAGCATTACAAATTGAGCTGGAGAAAGAATTTCCTTATAAGTTCAATTATGAAACAGCATATATACTTGCAAAAACCATTGCTACAGGATGGAAAGAGATTTCTGAGATACTATCTTGGTTAAAAAAGCGTCTTAGAGATACGTCATCTACATTTGTAGGACATTCAGTGTTACAAGTAATTGTCGAAGTTTGGAAAGATGATCCTACGATCATTCTTTTTGTCAAAGAGTGTATTCTTAATGATGATAAATGGTATGTACGAATTTCGGCAGTAGAAGCAATCTCTCAATTCTGGAAAGATGATTCTGCTACCCTTCCTTTGCTAAAAGATCGTGCTATTAACGATCAGAATGAATATGTGCGAAGTCAGTCGATAGAATCTCTCGCCCGAGGATGGGAAAATGACTCTGATACTCTTCCTTGGCTAAAAGACCGTGCTATTAACGATCAGAATTGGGAGGTACGAAAGGCGACGGTAGAAGTAATCTCCCAATTCTGGAAAGATGAGTCTGACACCCTTCTTTGGCTAAAAGACCGTGCTATTAATGATCAGAATCATGCAGTGCGAAATGCATCGGTACAAGAGATCGCAAAAGGCTGGAAAGATGAGTCTGACACCCTTCTTTGGCTAAAAGACCGTGCTCTTAACGATGAGAATTATGCGGTACGAAGTACATCGGTAGAAGAGATTGCAAAAGGCTGGAAAGAAGACATACAAACATTTGATTTTGTGTGTGATCGTGCTATAAATGATACGTTTGTTCGTGGTAAAGATCAGTTTGATATTTACCGAACTAATCCTCGTCAAACTGCACTAGCAGCAATTCTCGAACATTACAGCGACAAACCTCAAACATTGGAATTATTGAAGACAGTCTCTAACAACGATCCTGATGAAAAATTAAAGGAATTTGCGAAGAAGGAATTAGCAAAATTGAGTGAGAATCCCGTAGGGGCATAG
- a CDS encoding ABC transporter permease, which yields MTTANRGNRSFWRFILNDTTSFVVKRLGQAVVVILGVSILSFFAITKSPGNCFSELRNNPSTPKKTIEQLEKQLNYDKPEAMQYLLWLRNTLNGDLGVRCQGLAPVTPLIIERAGNTLLMSLASLITTWLLAIPLGIYSAVKQNTWSDRLIQIISYATQGFPSFVLAILLLMLAQNTGWFPVGGMTSINFADLSPLGKFLDIAHHMVLPTLTLTIVSFAGLQRIMRGSLLDVLRQDYIKTARAKGLPENKVIYVHALRNAINPLITLLGFEFGGLLGGAFITEFFFSWPGLGKLLLQATQEKDTNLVMAGLMLGTLMLVVGNLIGDLLLKAVDPRIKLDDME from the coding sequence ATGACAACTGCAAATAGAGGAAATCGATCTTTCTGGCGTTTTATTCTCAACGATACGACTAGCTTTGTGGTCAAACGTCTGGGGCAAGCAGTTGTCGTCATTTTAGGCGTATCCATCCTGAGCTTTTTTGCCATTACCAAATCCCCAGGAAATTGTTTCTCGGAATTACGAAATAACCCCAGCACCCCTAAAAAGACAATTGAGCAGTTAGAAAAGCAACTAAATTACGATAAGCCTGAAGCAATGCAGTACTTGCTCTGGCTGCGGAATACCTTAAATGGTGATCTAGGCGTGCGTTGCCAAGGACTAGCACCCGTCACTCCCCTGATTATCGAACGGGCAGGCAACACCCTCCTAATGTCTCTTGCCTCATTAATCACCACATGGCTACTGGCGATTCCTCTCGGTATTTATAGCGCTGTTAAGCAAAATACATGGAGCGATCGCCTGATCCAAATCATCAGCTATGCCACACAGGGCTTTCCCAGCTTTGTTTTAGCGATTTTATTACTGATGCTGGCGCAAAATACAGGCTGGTTCCCTGTGGGTGGTATGACCAGTATCAATTTTGCGGATCTTTCACCCTTGGGCAAGTTTTTAGATATAGCCCATCACATGGTCTTGCCAACTTTGACACTTACCATTGTCAGCTTTGCAGGGTTGCAAAGGATCATGCGCGGTAGCTTGCTCGATGTATTGCGCCAAGACTATATCAAAACCGCCCGCGCCAAGGGTTTACCTGAAAATAAAGTCATTTATGTCCATGCCCTGCGTAATGCAATCAATCCTTTAATTACTCTCTTAGGCTTTGAGTTTGGGGGATTACTGGGCGGCGCATTTATCACTGAGTTCTTTTTCAGTTGGCCAGGGTTAGGGAAATTGCTATTACAAGCAACTCAAGAAAAAGATACTAATTTGGTCATGGCGGGGCTGATGCTCGGCACTTTAATGTTAGTGGTAGGAAATCTGATCGGTGATTTACTCCTTAAAGCCGTCGATCCCCGTATTAAGCTCGATGATATGGAATAG
- a CDS encoding diguanylate cyclase, whose protein sequence is METENYQQVPTEPLFLTKVENLEQEIQDLKAQNQNLKDQLNNKIIHEQQLALANYSLQTEIIDRQQTEAALRLLVEKLAGEKNDLELILDTTTAHSDTIEALLYDKALSLAREVTIDGLTQIANRRAFDQRLATEWQRLARECSPLSLLLCDVDFFKRFNDRYGHPAGDECLKSVAKAIESCIRRPADLAARYGGEEFAVILPSTQKDGAIYIAEQICQAVNALQIPHEASYVRSHVSVSIGVSTIFPERHIDAKVLIEATDRGLYLAKDQGRDRAVFNIA, encoded by the coding sequence ATGGAAACTGAAAATTATCAACAAGTTCCCACGGAACCACTTTTCTTGACTAAAGTTGAGAACCTAGAACAAGAAATTCAGGATTTAAAAGCTCAAAACCAAAATCTCAAAGATCAGTTAAACAACAAGATTATTCATGAACAGCAACTTGCCCTAGCTAATTATTCCCTACAAACTGAAATAATCGATCGCCAACAGACTGAGGCAGCTCTACGCTTGCTTGTAGAAAAGCTTGCTGGTGAAAAAAATGATTTAGAACTGATTTTAGATACTACTACTGCCCATAGTGACACGATTGAGGCATTGCTCTACGATAAAGCCCTATCGCTTGCCCGCGAAGTAACGATTGATGGCTTGACTCAGATTGCAAATCGTCGCGCCTTTGATCAACGCTTAGCTACGGAATGGCAACGTCTAGCTAGGGAATGTTCACCACTTTCCTTACTATTATGCGATGTTGATTTTTTTAAACGCTTTAATGATCGCTATGGACATCCTGCGGGGGATGAATGTTTAAAGTCGGTGGCAAAGGCGATCGAATCTTGTATCCGCCGTCCCGCCGATCTTGCCGCACGTTATGGCGGCGAAGAATTTGCAGTGATTTTGCCAAGTACCCAAAAAGATGGAGCAATCTACATTGCGGAACAAATTTGTCAAGCTGTAAATGCGTTACAGATTCCTCACGAAGCTTCCTATGTGAGAAGTCATGTGTCAGTGAGCATTGGTGTATCTACGATATTTCCTGAGCGGCACATAGATGCCAAGGTTCTAATTGAGGCGACAGATAGAGGTTTATATTTAGCGAAGGATCAAGGACGCGATCGCGCAGTATTTAACATTGCTTAG
- a CDS encoding GspE/PulE family protein, producing the protein MTNVLVNSPVSVWKRLRRQEITCEEAIGLIVDKRGALRIDLLDEDINYRFFHCFEDRKSLPPVIPLLLWHGYFYLGSPRPLSNEEIELISNRTLTGIKNVNVSSESYLLWFLRQNLPEPNNIASPIVNPLTGDNEEAHLDEISEIYLSQALDQTHRINALISVALQHRASDIHLEPTDLGLRVRYRIDGILRTTRILPPEVSRKTIVALKVMSNMNIGESRRPQDGRISQHYVTADNLDLDLDMRVSTFPCVGGEKAVIRLLPRNKMMMTRLEDIGFSERSLNIYRNWLSQPQGLIIVTGPTGSGKTSTLYATLQLLATDQVNVITMEDPIEYNLSNITQGQVQEVGGLTFASGLKSILRQDPDIIMVGEIRDLETAEITVRAALTGHLVLSTMHTNDAISTIARLKDLGMNTNLIMESLLGIVAQRLVRKICSFCAEAYVPTKSELTLLNIPIQEVKYQDWRRGKGCEHCFGSGYLGREAIFEVLNITPKLRKIINAEDQSQLVAYLADHNYESFGDSVRQKVSTGVTTLEEALRVLPRQMLINENTFD; encoded by the coding sequence ATGACTAACGTACTTGTGAATTCTCCTGTATCTGTATGGAAGCGTCTCCGCAGACAAGAAATTACTTGCGAAGAAGCCATTGGGCTAATAGTTGATAAAAGAGGTGCTTTACGCATTGACCTCCTTGATGAAGATATTAATTACCGATTTTTTCACTGTTTTGAAGACCGCAAATCCCTACCACCCGTAATTCCTCTGCTCCTATGGCATGGCTATTTTTATCTTGGTTCACCACGTCCATTGAGTAATGAAGAAATTGAGCTAATCAGCAATCGTACATTGACAGGTATCAAGAATGTAAACGTCTCTTCTGAAAGCTATTTGCTATGGTTTCTTAGACAAAATTTGCCTGAACCGAATAATATTGCTTCTCCAATTGTCAATCCTCTTACAGGAGACAATGAAGAAGCACATCTCGACGAGATCTCGGAAATATATCTATCCCAAGCACTTGATCAAACCCATCGGATTAATGCCTTGATTTCCGTTGCGCTGCAACATCGAGCTAGTGATATTCACTTAGAACCTACAGACTTGGGACTGAGAGTACGTTATCGCATTGATGGCATCTTAAGAACAACACGCATCTTACCGCCCGAAGTCAGCCGCAAGACAATCGTAGCTCTCAAGGTTATGAGTAACATGAACATTGGCGAAAGTCGTCGTCCTCAAGATGGACGCATTAGTCAGCACTACGTCACTGCCGATAATCTTGACCTTGATTTAGATATGCGGGTAAGTACCTTTCCTTGTGTTGGTGGCGAAAAAGCGGTAATTCGGCTATTGCCCCGTAACAAAATGATGATGACCCGACTGGAAGATATTGGCTTTAGTGAGCGATCGCTAAATATCTATCGCAATTGGCTATCTCAACCTCAAGGCTTAATTATCGTGACGGGACCTACAGGTTCAGGAAAAACGAGCACCCTCTATGCCACTTTGCAATTGCTAGCAACGGATCAAGTCAATGTCATTACGATGGAAGATCCGATTGAATATAATTTATCAAATATCACTCAAGGTCAAGTGCAGGAGGTCGGAGGACTCACTTTTGCTTCTGGACTAAAGTCAATTTTGCGTCAAGATCCAGACATCATTATGGTGGGAGAAATTCGTGACCTAGAAACCGCAGAAATTACAGTTAGAGCCGCCTTGACAGGACATCTAGTGCTATCAACGATGCACACTAATGATGCCATTAGTACGATCGCTCGATTAAAGGATTTGGGAATGAATACCAATTTAATCATGGAATCCCTATTAGGTATAGTTGCTCAAAGATTGGTACGAAAGATCTGTTCTTTTTGTGCTGAGGCTTATGTACCAACAAAATCAGAACTCACCTTACTTAATATCCCTATCCAAGAAGTTAAGTATCAAGATTGGCGACGGGGCAAGGGTTGTGAACATTGTTTTGGTTCTGGCTATCTGGGGCGTGAGGCAATATTTGAAGTCCTAAATATCACTCCAAAACTACGAAAAATAATCAATGCAGAAGATCAATCCCAACTAGTTGCTTACTTAGCAGATCACAACTATGAATCCTTTGGCGATAGCGTGCGACAGAAAGTTTCTACAGGAGTTACAACCTTAGAGGAGGCTCTACGTGTCCTGCCACGCCAAATGTTGATCAATGAAAATACTTTTGATTAA